In Labeo rohita strain BAU-BD-2019 chromosome 8, IGBB_LRoh.1.0, whole genome shotgun sequence, the genomic window caaacagttgataaaaacttCACAATAATCTACACCACTACCAGAATACAGCtgttaacatcttgtaaagccAAAAGATGCATTTGCATAAGATTTACATAAGATGTTTTAACTTCTCGACAAAATTTAGTTTCGTTTTaagtttagtttcagttttagttaagtttttattttgtgagcacatttccatttcatttttatatagtttagtttcattttcagttttagttttacgAAAAAAAAAGCGCAAACCTACGACTTGATTTAACCACCAACTTAATATGCCTATTTTTGTGGTATTTTTGatgattatgattttatttcgGTTATTTTTCAGTAACTGTTGTTAGTTTCATTTCGTTtcgtttttcatttattttgttagtttaattttatttcagtttatgaaAACGTTTTTTGACCAGTCGTTTTCGTGTTAGTTTTCGTTTACGAAAATAACCTTGATGGGAGATTATGGGGTGGAGCAAAAtgtcagcaaattttcattctgaGTTAACTATTCGTTTAACGATTCTGCATCTGATTAACAGTTTTGTCTTTCTACGGATTATTTTGACACTGTTAAATATGGTTGATGTTTGAATGTGTGTCATATGATGCCCTAATATTGTAAATTGCCTAATAAATACATTCCTTAGCTCTCTGGGGTGTAACAGAACAGGTTCATTTGAATCTATGCAAACGCTCAAGAACTGTAGAGAGCTGTACCTGGTCTTGTTTGCTTTGTGTGGTCAGGAGGAAGTGCTCATCATGTGGATCCTCTGCATCTCCTTGAGAGCGATGCAGCAGTGATGTCATCTTCTGCCCCACAATTCCAAAAGCAGCAGGATAGAATAACGTCATGGGAGCCTTTAAAACATAACAATGATTTAGACATGCGCTTAACCACCACTAATGGCACGCAAACTGGTCCGTCTCTACCTGGAGTTTCTCATCTCCTAAGCGTAACTGATACAGCAGCACTGGGGAATCAGGGAAACATGTGCGAAACTCGTGATCTTGCAGCCCAGAAATATCCTGCAGAAAAAGCAATAAGACATCAGATTACATAGcataatatgcaaatatgcaaagttgatttcaattaaatactgaacaaaaacacacacataaatatttattcctCTCAATTCAGAGTTTTTTCCCCCCTATTGCACTAACTGAACTAGTTTTAGGACTTTTTCTTTTGTGACTTGTAGGTATGTTTTGCAGTAGTATAAGCAACTTTTACATGTGACTGCATATTATTTTTAGCATGAAATACAACACTTTTAAGCCGTTTAAGGGCAGAGTGACACTCAGTCAATACTGACAAAAGCTGAATCATTTGTTTAGCTTTATGTGCTGTGAGGTCACCTGATCCAGATGGCAGAAGGACTCTTTGAGCTGCTGCAGTAAGACACAGTCCAGCTTTTTGCTGAGTTGACATTCTCTATAGGGAAATCCAGCCCTCTGCATGAGCCAGAAAAAACACCGTGTCACATCCGAGCCTCCGTATGCAAGACACAACCtgcacaagacaaaaaaaacgtCCACTCAACAGAGACGGCACGAGATCTCAAAGTATTCTTGATTGGGTTTGCTGTGCTACGCATCAGTAAGACATCATGAGAGCATtacacactccacacagactAGATACTCagtggtgtgttttttttttacatttaaaacaatgagTAACAGTTTTTCTATAACTGCTAAACTACCACCATAAGCTAAGGCAACCATCACTATTACTACTGCTTAAATACATTCACCAATCTGATCAACATGGTCTaacattcatttgtttaatgtGTGCATCATCATTCTGCAGTGCTCTAGTGTGTTGAAGACAGTTTTCTTGAGGAGAAGTGTGCAGTTGTGGTTTGATGGGGTTTGCACAGGAAACATGGCTTGCATTGTCTTCAGAAAATGCAAAACCCTTTAACAAAGTACACAACTATGTTAGCGTACAATAAAGTGCTTCAGCTCTACAGTGTGTTTCTCTCACCTGGAGCTGCGGTGGGACACACCGTCCTCAACGCAGCACACGCTGGTCTTCTGGTCACCAACATCCACCACACATGCACTGCTCAGGCCGCTGCCAAAGGTCGCACACACAGACTCCTGATGCACAACAACAGCTACAAACAGAATCAGGAGATCAAGTTAGGCTTACAGCGGTAAGCTGTGTTACTGGTGTTCATTACTTGTGAACAGTTGGTTCAGTTGCAGATGCTACAATTCTAAACTGAAAGTATCTTCTCCATACAGCAGGAGCTGCAAGAGTTAGATTTTACTGTTAgcgtaaggagagatgactgacaagACATTGGCAAAGGATTTGGTATCAAAGTGAAAAGCAAAAGTGTCTATTTGGCAATATTTCTACTGTATGTTTAATATAAGTGAgttagtttttgtgtttttattgaaaataataaaccaCAAACtaagcatttgtttttaaagtaacaggAAATCCAAATGTCTTCTATTAATTTGTGTTGCATCACAGTTGTATACAGAAACCcacatacagtcatggccaaaaatatcagcaccgtTGCAATTCTTTCAGAAAATGCAACTTCTCTTAGAAAACTGTTCCaactgcaaatgttttggtattcacatgcttattgtttttgtttgcactgcaacaacacaaaaaacagagaacaaaagtcaaacttgatcaaatttcacacagaactcaaaaactcaaaatggactggacaaaattattggcaccatgtcaaaattgtaagaaataactgcttttcaagcatgtgatgctcctgtaatttgtatttagacacatctgtggcaagtaacaggtgtgggcaatatagtaatcacacttgcaacaagttaaaatggagaaaaattgactcaacctttgtgttgtgtcacactgagcatagaggaaagaaagaagtgtaaagagttgtctgtgggtttgagagaaaaaaaatgtggaaaaacatggacaatctcaaggctacaagtccatctccagagatcttaatgttcctgtgtccactgtgtgtaatatcatcaagaggtttacagcccatggcactgtagctaacctccctggacatggacatcatggcactgtttacagaaaaagaaatgagtccctcaaaaaaaagaacacagtccctacagtcaaacatggtggaggttcaaagatgttgactgtgtgaacggtatcatgaaatctgatgataaCCAATAAATTCTGGGGCGCAATGTAGTGGCCAGTCAGAAGGCtacgtctccaccagaggtcatgggtcttccagcaggacaatgacctgaaacacacttcaaaaagcactcagaagtggttacaaacaaagtgctggagagttcggaaatggccagcaatgagtccagatctgaatcccatagagcgcctgtggagagatctcaaaacagcagttgggagaaggcatcctttaaatctgaatgacctggagcagtttgcaaaagaggagtggtccaaaattccagtagagaggtgtaagaaacccattcatggttacagaatggttattttttccaaaggagGTGCTACTAAATAATAAGTTAAGGGTGCATTTTTAGGTTCTGTATggaattttctgagagaagggctgcattttctgacagaattgcaagggtgctgatatttttggccatgactgtatgacacaggaaaaaatatatataagttgTAGGAACTAATGTCACCCatcttatttttgttaattaaagttctatgtttaatatatgtgaGTTTGTCAtcatacaattttattgttgttgtgtttttcattgAATCAAAAATCAAAGTACGCTCTACAGATCCTGAGCTTCCCAAACCACAATATCAATAATATGCAGTTTAATCTGAAACTAGTTTAATAATTGATGGGGGAAAAATCCTCAACATGGCATCCTAAAAAAGAATGAGTAAAAGTGAATGAGCTTTAAACTGACTTTAGCTGATTCTCATTTAATTTAGCCAGAATGCTTTCTGATGTTTAGTCCAGATTCCTACCTTTGAGAAGCACTTAACTAGTCAACAGGGATCATACAATTGGGGGCGAGATGATATTTACAGTTGACATTTCTGCAATTGATGTTGTATTTCTGCAATTTAACAATTTCTGAATGCAATAGAACAGTACACGGTAAATTCCATCGCCAATGGTCAGGAATATGAGGTATATTCCTGACTATTGGTGATGGAATTTACCGTGTACTGTTCTATTGCATTCAGAAATTGTTAAATTGCAGAAATACAACATGACCACCTGTCTCGCTAGCAGGTGCAAATGGTTTTATTGATATACCTGAGAAGCCCATTTTAATCAGCAGCATATTGACCACTTCCTTCACGTGCTGCCTGTTATAGATGTCTGGGATCAGAAGGATGCATCTGtaatactggaaaaaaaaaaaaaacctaaatgtcCTCAAATCAATTCCATTCCACGTACCAGTGAAATTAAACCAGATGAGTGAGCTGAAGCCACAGAAGCAGCCTGTTTTTCATGTACCTTCAGATCCTTCAGTGGGATTTCTAGAAGTTTCTGTATAGCGTAAGACCAGATGGTTTCCAGGTCCACCAGAGCAGCGGTGAGAGAGCCGCCTGGCCCGCTGTGGATGTTCAGATGTCCCCTGCAGATGGGCCAGTGGATACTATAGCAGTCTGTAGGGTTCACATACAACGCCTGATCaccagagacagagagaggttacaatctctttatgaactCTAGCTTGAAAGTTTTGGTTTTGAGGACTAATAATAGAGGGACCGAAATCTCTCAGCTTTCGTTATAAACATCCTTAACTGTGtatcaaaaatgaatgaaaatcttatgggtttggaacagcatgaaagtaaatgttcatttttcagaatttccatttttgactttttaaaattatgatttttttttacttttcaataAAATTGTGGCGTGTGTAcgcctattaaaaaaaaagtgatttttaaataatataccaTTCCCCAAACATTagttttctaatattttatttatttatttatttttaggcaGCAGTAACTGAAGTGCATAATTTggtcaaaaattattttgtcatatattattttaagtattccTACATTTAACTGTGATATGATAAACATTTCAAGAAAGCATTCAATGTTGCTGCTGCTGAAACGTCCAAACAAAAAGAATAAAGATGCCAAATCTGGTACCAAATGAAGTAGTTTTAAAGGtgcttatttgttttcattttacagttGTATGATTTAATTCATCATCAGCCTTTCATTAATTCACAAACCCCTGTTAAGGTAATCCttggttaaagggatagtttgaaggataaattgtagaaattagttccaacacaaaaacaaacatttgtaagAAAGCAAgagttttgattatttttcttgtCTCACCTCTTCTCCTACCAGATATTCAGGCTGCTGTGATGTATTCGTCCAGTTCACTTTAGAGTTTGGGTCTAGAACAGCAGGACGAATCTGTCTGTTGTATAATCTGGCCTGTAAACACACACTCAGAATTCACATACATTGACAGCAGGACCTCACAATATTGATTTATCTTCATTGTGACAAACCTGCTCTGCAGACACTGGGGTTCTTCTCACACCATTGGACATTTTCTTGGACCAGATTACCTGGTCGACCATTTTTAGCCCATTCTGTCTCTGTTCATTACTGTCTGCCGACTACAGCATCCAGGAACAATGGAACAAAGTGAAcgaaatataaaattcaatcaATCACTGATGTAATTCATTAGttgcattattattaactttCAACATCGTAATAGCATCATATTATGCAGACGCAGTAAAGCTACTTGCATTTAGTCCTTCCCGTAACAGGCACTGGTCCTCGTAGCGGGGCTGTCCGGGCTGTCTGTGTCTGCGGGCGATGACATGAGGAACGGTTATGGGTAGGGTGTCCGTAGCCCGACCTATCCGCAGAGTTTTTGATCCAGgatgaatcacaacaatgaAGTTGGCTTGAATTTGCTGAAAGTGACAATCAGCATACTCCTTGTTAACATTACATGTGTGTCTGTTTTATTGAATTATCAAGTGCTTCTGACTGCATtccaattattaattttaataataagagCTCACAAGTTACTAGTAAGGTAAAGTGGATAAGGATAATCTGGGAAATGTTCCAGTAGCAAGACTCAGAGCTTTCAATAAAAACAGTGGGCGTTTTAACCAAACCCaaattgttatgtttttactaACATTCTTACAAACATTAAATCAATAGTTACTAGTAAAATcgaaataattattatttcatttttattattaaaaaacaaacaaaaaaagatagtACATAGCTTTGCTGTTACTATAAGAGGTGCAAGCGAAAGTGTTGGAATCatagaatgttttttgtttcttttttctaacTTAATATTTCTGATCTGACTGTGAATACTGTTAGTCACCTCCTGTATGGGCTCTGGTACAGCGGCGGGCACTATGGGTCTCTTCACTCCGCGttgctctttctctctgtccttctctctgtctcttccGTTCTCCGCATCTCTGTCTGTTTGTGTCATGATGCTGATGTTGAACTATATGAACTAAATTAACAGAACGTTTATCAAAACATCGCTTGATGCATAAGACTGTGTAAGCAAACTACTTCTGTTGGTCTAGTGGCTGTTGGCAGACAAGCTGTAGGCGCAGTCCCGCCACCTACTGGGCTGGAGAGTGGGACGtgcttcgtctgtgtactggaAGTTGACTCTTTATGAATAATATTACCGCCACCCACTGGACGTATCATGTGCTGCGTTATTGATGTACTTGAGTCTGAGTGTTCTCAGTCTTGTTTAAAGTGAAAACTGAAACTTACAGGTGTCACAACCAAATTTTGAGAGCGAGGTAACTTAATATGAACACCAAGGCACGGTCTACAACTACAGTCGAGTCTTTGACCATCCCCAAACATTAGTgtgtttttaaatcacattaacaatgaaatgaaaatccTATTGAGGTTCTGAACCATCACTTATATTGCTATTAAAATGAGCAGAAAATGTACCccccaggccatccaagatgtaaatgagtttgtttcttcattgaaacagatttggagaaagtttgcattttgtaaacagtgcatatatatatttttttcctgattcagacatttaaacattttaactggaggaagcaatattatggataataGTCTTGTGTTTTAGCTAGAAGCAAagtcaaaaacatcttaatgatggatgtGTTCATTACAAACCCACAGTTTGTAAGTTTTCTCAAGTTAAGCtttcagctttttaaaagaTGTTGGCTGATGTTCAATTTCTTGATaggtttgtttcttacaaacacgcagctgttcacttcataagacattaattgatgggaCTGTagtcgtgtggattattgtgatgtttttatcagatgtttggactagAGTTGGATGTGCTTGGTGTGAAAAAACTTGAAAGGACCGCAGAGTCACACCTTCGGGATGAACTGAAACGTCCCACAGAAACACTCCAAGACTTGTGGAAAGCCTTTCCAGAAGAGTGGAAGCTAGTATACAATAGTAGGGACCAACTCCATATTAAGGTCCATGTATTTACAATGCAACATCATTTAAGTCCTTGTTGGTGTAATAGTCAGGTCtcttaatacttttgttcatatagtctattcctttaatattaattcagttaattagtatttagtattatttagtaACCTGATAAGTACTGACAGGATTTACTGTGTGGTCTGTAATTAATGTTATTCCTGactaaaaaatcttaaaaatctaATCTGAAAAACTGCGCTCACAAAAAGCACTATAAAAATAACTACAGAAATTttgatattgacatttttgcagattttcatGACTGTAGAAACCATGAGTCTAGACAGAACACAAAGGATTATCATTATAACTTACTTTATTGATGCAAAGTGtacataaaacattaactaCAACATATCTTTTggaaaatattacttaaaaaaaaaaaagtgagagagATGTTTTGTAACgtgtaatgtatgtgtgtgtgtttgcttttctgTGATGGTGGCTGGGGTTTGGCTGCCATGATCAGTCGCTCTGGCCCCTCAGACAAGGAATTCCCAGAGTAACGTCAAGAAACTGCGTGACAGCAGCGGCAGCCTTAAGTAGAGGAGTGTGACGCACTGTGTGCGCGTCTGCAATGGAGCCCTATCTGAGCAGTATGCAGACTAAAACCAGTGTTTCACACCCCTGTGCGCCTGCATCGTTGTGCAGGCGTTTACCTGCAAAAGACAGACAAATGGTTATTCTTATTCTGTAAGTTTTTGCTATACAGGTTCTTCACTCTTACTAACCTTCCTCATCCTCCTCCGCCCATAGGAGGAGGGGTGGGACCCGCACCGTGGTTTATTCTACCCATCCGTCTGCGCCCAGGGAATCCAGGAGGACTGCAAGAGCATCACAGTGTAAACACAGAGAACCTGATTACATCATGATGAAACACACAGCTGTTATGCCGATGTAGGGTTGAGGACGTACCCTCTGCCATCACTGAAGCGAGATGATGCACTGTTTTGTCCATCTTTGGACAGATCTGGCTGAACAAGAGTCTGGAAGCTGTAGAGACATTATACAGATCATAAGTTCAGGAAGGTCAATCATCACTGGTTCTAGTGCTCCTAGAGACAAGAGCAAACACTGTGGCAAGATGACAGAATGGTCACTTCTTGTAAATCCATACTTTAAGGCCTTGCAAACTTATATGTTTGGATTTTTGTGATATATTTAAGCAATGACGTGCAGGCTTGCGTTTGTTCTGAATATTTCATTGCCAGCTACTGGTGTAATGATGTAACttgcatatattcatttatttattaaagcaatagttcactcaaatactaaaatttgctaaaaatttgCCCATGAATTctcatctatatcttggatggcctgagtgtAAGTGCACAGCAAATTTTCAAGTTAGgcaaactattcttttaaaggagaagtccacttccaaaacaaagaatcacatacaatgtactcacccccttgtcatcgaagatattcatgtctttctttcttcagttgtgaagaaattatgtatttttaggaaaacatttcagcatttttctcca contains:
- the actr8 gene encoding actin-related protein 8; its protein translation is MTQTDRDAENGRDREKDREKEQRGVKRPIVPAAVPEPIQEQIQANFIVVIHPGSKTLRIGRATDTLPITVPHVIARRHRQPGQPRYEDQCLLREGLNSADSNEQRQNGLKMVDQVIWSKKMSNGVRRTPVSAEQARLYNRQIRPAVLDPNSKVNWTNTSQQPEYLVGEEALYVNPTDCYSIHWPICRGHLNIHSGPGGSLTAALVDLETIWSYAIQKLLEIPLKDLKYYRCILLIPDIYNRQHVKEVVNMLLIKMGFSAVVVHQESVCATFGSGLSSACVVDVGDQKTSVCCVEDGVSHRSSRLCLAYGGSDVTRCFFWLMQRAGFPYRECQLSKKLDCVLLQQLKESFCHLDQDISGLQDHEFRTCFPDSPVLLYQLRLGDEKLQAPMTLFYPAAFGIVGQKMTSLLHRSQGDAEDPHDEHFLLTTQSKQDQSSKATTDRKLLPKSAGFEGDSNICDPSEKGNLTQDLELGHAQAECLVGGADAEETSSALLSRKTAMTQFEGKALGVDKAILHSIDSCSSDETKRKMYSCILVVGGGLLFHGAQEFLQHRILNKMPPSFRCLVENVDVITRPKDMDPRVIAWKGGAVLACLDTTQELWIHQREWQRFGVRMLRERAAFVW
- the selenok gene encoding selenoprotein K produces the protein MVYVSNGQVLDSRTRSPWRLSFLSDLFWGVVEFIGLFFQTLVQPDLSKDGQNSASSRFSDGRGPPGFPGRRRMGRINHGAGPTPPPMGGGGUGR